The following coding sequences lie in one Apium graveolens cultivar Ventura chromosome 1, ASM990537v1, whole genome shotgun sequence genomic window:
- the LOC141665343 gene encoding uncharacterized protein LOC141665343 → MTKRERTAIERDEQSGSREMNNQREIMDETYLGNGKEGGDNDLWTEGQGDRDDLWAGENDEGMYESESDESEYSIGDGSESDFSDCRRIREEVRKEQKALDEELDEEIKKSLLKYKNKAEEFDSDSDYYGSYNSEDETDEDIAYAEPPKFKKQTKVNEVFNMNTAGKDIKWVPGLIFGDKSQIKATVRNFSIESGRPLRYLVDDKQRIQVACAKGCPFKMWISYIQIRDCWQIKTVNDVHNCIYHYSNKLVTVKYLVDVYGNKIRRNPSWKLKEMQEEFKKVLKVEVCEAKCCRVRQMALSGVQEEMKKHYAGLRKFAGEILRSNKNNTVKITTTRVNEEDAPHFQRFYVCYDQLKKAWKEGCRPIIGLDGCFLKTVCGGQLLSAVGRDGNNSMFPIAMAVVETESYASWSWFLHLLIEGLFQFFFLFIPIINIFLIILSKTDAHT, encoded by the exons ATGACGAAGAGAGAAAGAACGGCGATCGAGAGAGATGAACAATCAGGATCGAGAGAGATGAACAATCAGAGGGAAATCAT GGATGAAACTTATTTGGGGAATGGTAAGGAGGGAGGTGATAATGATTTATGGACTGAAGGTCAAGGTGATAGGGATGATTTATGGGCCGGAGAAAATGATGAAGGTATGTATGAAAGCGAAAGTGATGAAAGTGAATATTCTATAGGAGATGGTAGTGAGTCTGACTTCTCTGATTGTAGAAGAATTAGAGAGGAAGTTAGAAAAGAACAAAAGGCACTGGATGAGGAACTCGACGAAGAAATAAAAAAGAGTTTGCTGAAGTATAAGAATAAGGCTGAAGAATTTGATTCTGATTCTGATTATTATGGTTCTTACAATAGTGAAGATGAAACTGATGAGGATATTGCATATGCCGAGCCCCCTAAATTCAAAAAACAGACAAAGGTGAATGAGGTTTTCAACATGAACACGGCTGGAAAGGATATAAAGTGGGTTCCTGGGCTTATTTTTGGAGACAAAAGTCAAATTAAGGCAACTGTAAGGAACTTCTCAATTGAATCTGGAAGACCACTTAGATATCTAGTTGATGATAAACAGAGGATACAAGTGGCTTGTGCAAAAGGATGTCCCTTCAAAATGTGGATTTCTTACATTCAGATACGTGATTGTTGGCAGATAAAGACTGTAAATGACGTGCATAATTGCATCTACCATTATTCTAACAAACTTGTCACCGTGAAGTACCTAGTAGATGTGTATGGTAATAAGATAAGAAGAAATCCAAGCTGGAAGTTGAAAGAAATGCAAGAAGAATTCAAAAAGGTATTAAAAGTAGAGGTGTGTGAAGCAAAGTGTTGCAGAGTGAGACAAATGGCCTTAAGTGGTGTTCAAGAAGAGATGAAGAAACATTATGCAGGGCTTAGGAAGTTTGCTGGTGAAATACTAAGAAGTAACAAAAACAACACTGTTAAAATTACTACAACTAGAGTCAATGAAGAGGATGCTCCCCACTTTCAAAGATTTTATGTATGTTATGATCAGTTGAAAAAAGCATGGAAAGAAGGATGCAGACCTATTATTGGTCTCGATGGCTGCTTTTTGAAGACCGTGTGTGGCGGACAATTGCTATCAGCAGTTGGTAGAGATGGTAATAACTCAATGTTTCCGATAGCCATGGCGGTTGTGGAGACTGAAAGCTATGCTAGCTGGAGTTGGTTCTTACATTTATTAATTGAAGGGCTATTCCAattcttttttttatttattcCTATCATTAATATATTTCTAATTATTCTCTCTAAAACAGATGCCCACACCTAA
- the LOC141663037 gene encoding BTB/POZ domain-containing protein At5g17580-like isoform X1 yields MATKHVASSSRISTSKFPKDLCLRVCGQPFMLNSNIIASKSAKLDKLLKENHVEDVPRLLGDIRADPNTFMIVARFCYGYEINITTENVIRVCCVADYLEMTDSHSLNNLLLKAITFFKEDVIPFWDSSVIALKSAENVFQQVLHLGLIDALFESIIEKVLADPCLLGKPIKCMTFDAYGEKYDDPYRPNARRRLFGSNLISEDLATLSVQLYELMIHDMILHQVPLEYVAASLCQYVENWVSAASQVEGDISFARWMSQRAAIEAVERLLPHERGLVPCNLLFEMLQFSIALEATTDCRNGFEVRIGKQLDQATVNDLLIPCFGYAREQEYDTDCIRRILKHFYSNLSSPYNSSRLKVAELVEKYLAEVASDVNLKKSTFVSLAEMAFAASIKTQRLSDGLYRAISIYLDNHTYLTEYEKEDVCKLLDCSKMSPEACEHAATNKRLPLRIVVNVLFVHQLHLRDTFLKEVSSSDDGLVKPLEEEILKGVGRSSKDRSMVEMERMNCKVQELEKECSALKKELCGASGSRLKRDKGAVWIKMKRKFRCISTTQDHDNCHMKKIKVHPK; encoded by the exons ATGGCCACCAAACATGTTGCATCATCATCCAG GATATCGACATCTAAATTTCCCAAAGATCTCTGCCTTCGGGTGTGTGGGCAGCCTTTTATGTTAAACTCG AATATTATAGCTTCAAAATCTGCTAAGCTTGATAAACTGCTCAAAGAGAATCATGTAGAAGACGTTCCTCGTTTACTAGGAGACATCCGTGCTGACCCAAACACATTTATGATTGTTGCAAGATTCTGTTATGGTTATGAAATCAATATCACGACTGAGAATGTCATCCGTGTCTGTTGCGTTGCAGATTACCTTGAAATGACCGACTCTCACAGCTTGAACAATCTTTTATTGAAGGCCATTACCTTCTTCAAAGAGGATGTCATTCCTTTTTGGGATAGCTCCGTGATAGCGCTCAAGAGCGCAGAAAATGTTTTTCAACAAGTACTGCATCTTGGCCTGATCGATGCATTGTTTGAATCTATTATTGAAAAGGTACTAGCTGATCCATGCCTGCTTGGAAAACCAATCAAATGTATGACATTCGATGCTTATGGAGAGAAGTATGATGACCCGTATAGGCCTAATGCAAGGAGGCGGCTTTTTGGTTCTAATTTAATATCAGAAGATTTGGCAACACTCTCTGTGCAGCTCTATGAACTGATGATCCATGATATGATTCTTCACCAAGTCCCATTAGAGTATGTGGCTGCATCTCTTTGTCAATATGTTGAAAATTGGGTCTCTGCCGCTTCACAAGTGGAGGGTGACATATCATTTGCCAGATGGATGTCTCAAAGGGCAGCCATTGAAGCAGTAGAGAGACTTTTACCACATGAACGAGGACTAGTTCCTTGTAATTTATTGTTTGAAATGCTCCAATTTTCCATAGCTTTAGAAGCAACCACTGATTGTAGAAACGGATTTGAGGTAAGAATAGGAAAGCAGCTAGATCAGGCGACTGTCAATGATTTGCTAATACCTTGTTTTGGGTACGCTAGAGAACAAGAGTATGATACAGATTGCATAAGAAGGATTCTGAAACATTTCTACAGTAATCTCTCTAGTCCTTATAACTCTTCAAGATTGAAGGTAGCTGAACTTGTCGAAAAATATTTAGCAGAAGTGGCTAGTGATGTTAATCTTAAGAAGAGTACGTTCGTGTCACTAGCAGAAATGGCATTTGCAGCATCCATAAAAACACAAAGACTCTCTGATGGTTTATACAGGGCAATAAGCATATACCTGGATAACCACACATATTTAACAGAGTACGAAAAAGAAGACGTATGCAAACTGCTAGATTGCAGCAAGATGTCTCCCGAGGCTTGTGAGCATGCTGCAACAAATAAGCGACTGCCGCTAAGAATAGTGGTCAATGTGTTATTTGTGCATCAGTTACACCTGAGAGACACCTTTTTGAAAGAGGTGAGTAGTTCGGATGATGGATTAGTGAAGCCACTtgaggaagaaattttaaagggTGTTGGTCGAAGTAGCAAGGATAGATCAATGGTAGAGATGGAGAGGATGAACTGCAAAGTGCAAGAGTTGGAGAAAGAATGTTCAGCATTGAAGAAAGAATTATGTGGTGCTTCTGGTAGCAGGTTGAAAAGGGACAAAGGTGCAGTGTGGATAAAAATGAAGAGGAAGTTCAGGTGCATAAGTACAACACAGGACCATGATAACTGCCATATGAAGAAGATAAAAGTACATCCAAAGTAG
- the LOC141663037 gene encoding BTB/POZ domain-containing protein At5g17580-like isoform X2: MTDSHSLNNLLLKAITFFKEDVIPFWDSSVIALKSAENVFQQVLHLGLIDALFESIIEKVLADPCLLGKPIKCMTFDAYGEKYDDPYRPNARRRLFGSNLISEDLATLSVQLYELMIHDMILHQVPLEYVAASLCQYVENWVSAASQVEGDISFARWMSQRAAIEAVERLLPHERGLVPCNLLFEMLQFSIALEATTDCRNGFEVRIGKQLDQATVNDLLIPCFGYAREQEYDTDCIRRILKHFYSNLSSPYNSSRLKVAELVEKYLAEVASDVNLKKSTFVSLAEMAFAASIKTQRLSDGLYRAISIYLDNHTYLTEYEKEDVCKLLDCSKMSPEACEHAATNKRLPLRIVVNVLFVHQLHLRDTFLKEVSSSDDGLVKPLEEEILKGVGRSSKDRSMVEMERMNCKVQELEKECSALKKELCGASGSRLKRDKGAVWIKMKRKFRCISTTQDHDNCHMKKIKVHPK; this comes from the coding sequence ATGACCGACTCTCACAGCTTGAACAATCTTTTATTGAAGGCCATTACCTTCTTCAAAGAGGATGTCATTCCTTTTTGGGATAGCTCCGTGATAGCGCTCAAGAGCGCAGAAAATGTTTTTCAACAAGTACTGCATCTTGGCCTGATCGATGCATTGTTTGAATCTATTATTGAAAAGGTACTAGCTGATCCATGCCTGCTTGGAAAACCAATCAAATGTATGACATTCGATGCTTATGGAGAGAAGTATGATGACCCGTATAGGCCTAATGCAAGGAGGCGGCTTTTTGGTTCTAATTTAATATCAGAAGATTTGGCAACACTCTCTGTGCAGCTCTATGAACTGATGATCCATGATATGATTCTTCACCAAGTCCCATTAGAGTATGTGGCTGCATCTCTTTGTCAATATGTTGAAAATTGGGTCTCTGCCGCTTCACAAGTGGAGGGTGACATATCATTTGCCAGATGGATGTCTCAAAGGGCAGCCATTGAAGCAGTAGAGAGACTTTTACCACATGAACGAGGACTAGTTCCTTGTAATTTATTGTTTGAAATGCTCCAATTTTCCATAGCTTTAGAAGCAACCACTGATTGTAGAAACGGATTTGAGGTAAGAATAGGAAAGCAGCTAGATCAGGCGACTGTCAATGATTTGCTAATACCTTGTTTTGGGTACGCTAGAGAACAAGAGTATGATACAGATTGCATAAGAAGGATTCTGAAACATTTCTACAGTAATCTCTCTAGTCCTTATAACTCTTCAAGATTGAAGGTAGCTGAACTTGTCGAAAAATATTTAGCAGAAGTGGCTAGTGATGTTAATCTTAAGAAGAGTACGTTCGTGTCACTAGCAGAAATGGCATTTGCAGCATCCATAAAAACACAAAGACTCTCTGATGGTTTATACAGGGCAATAAGCATATACCTGGATAACCACACATATTTAACAGAGTACGAAAAAGAAGACGTATGCAAACTGCTAGATTGCAGCAAGATGTCTCCCGAGGCTTGTGAGCATGCTGCAACAAATAAGCGACTGCCGCTAAGAATAGTGGTCAATGTGTTATTTGTGCATCAGTTACACCTGAGAGACACCTTTTTGAAAGAGGTGAGTAGTTCGGATGATGGATTAGTGAAGCCACTtgaggaagaaattttaaagggTGTTGGTCGAAGTAGCAAGGATAGATCAATGGTAGAGATGGAGAGGATGAACTGCAAAGTGCAAGAGTTGGAGAAAGAATGTTCAGCATTGAAGAAAGAATTATGTGGTGCTTCTGGTAGCAGGTTGAAAAGGGACAAAGGTGCAGTGTGGATAAAAATGAAGAGGAAGTTCAGGTGCATAAGTACAACACAGGACCATGATAACTGCCATATGAAGAAGATAAAAGTACATCCAAAGTAG